From the genome of Populus alba chromosome 10, ASM523922v2, whole genome shotgun sequence, one region includes:
- the LOC118036983 gene encoding heavy metal-associated isoprenylated plant protein 19 — MANKKKKEEDLRAVVAEYKVSMHCNACERTVAKIISMFKGVETFRTDMNKHKVVVTGRIDPQKLLKKLKKKTRKEVEIVANKKEEEGSKDTSRTEEINVASESFPQQYPPIFFDCCKNNDLLMAFSDENPNACSIM, encoded by the exons ATGgcaaataagaagaagaaggaggaggatcTCAGA gCGGTTGTTGCAGAATACAAAGTCTCCATGCACTGCAATGCATGTGAAAGAACCGTGGCCAAGATCATATCAATGttcaaag GGGTGGAGACCTTCAGAACAGATATGAACAAACACAAGGTGGTGGTAACAGGCAGAATCGATCCACAGAAACTCTTGAAGAAACTAAAGAAGAAGACAAGGAAGGAAGTAGAGATTGTAGCCaacaaaaaggaagaagaaggatcAAAAGATACGTCTCGTACAGAAGAAATTAATGTGGCTTCAGAGTCATTTCCACAACAATACCCTCCAATATTCTTTGATTGttgtaaaaataatgatttgttGATGGCTTTTAGTGATGAGAATCCAAACGCATGTTCAATCATGTAG